The Penaeus chinensis breed Huanghai No. 1 chromosome 16, ASM1920278v2, whole genome shotgun sequence genome window below encodes:
- the LOC125033366 gene encoding chitobiosyldiphosphodolichol beta-mannosyltransferase-like, whose protein sequence is MGYQRDKKREQITLVVLGDLGHSPRMNYHALSLSEEGFEVNLVGFAGSKPQIEVLKDEHITLTYMRPSPAAFSNLPRVMAYFMKVLWQAIILFFTLLTGPRSKVLLMQNPPGIPTMPVCWFFCLITRTKFLIDWHNYGYTIMAINLQENHPLVIVYGLCERIFGRQAHGGLCVTKAMKINLAQKWGIQKVTVLYDRPADRFHPITLEEKHNLFMKLSTTYSCFSGSSPDKTVFTERYADGRVIECEDRPALLVSSTSWTEDEDFSILFHALEDYEGVRHEFPDHYPPLIVVVTGKGPMKEYYTSLVAERMWMHVAVITPWMTAEDYPTLLAAADLGVCLHYSSSGLDLPMKVVDMFGSRLPVAAIEYPALPELVKHNENGLIFKNKEELANLLQDWFRGFPRETAIKETYYDFYKNLDEFRKLRWHPCWTCNALPLFLDGVSGQKRLTN, encoded by the coding sequence ATGGGTTACCAGAGAGACAAGAAACGAGAACAAATCACGCTGGTGGTGCTGGGAGACCTGGGTCACTCCCCTCGGATGAACTACCATGCACTTTCACTCTCCGAGGAAGGGTTCGAGGTCAACCTTGTAGGCTTTGCTGGGTCCAAACCACAAATTGAGGTCCTCAAGGATGAACACATCACGCTTACATATATGAGGCCTTCACCTGCAGCTTTCAGCAATTTGCCCAGGGTGATGGCATATTTCATGAAGGTCTTGTGGCAAGCGATCATCCTGTTTTTTACCTTGCTGACAGGCCCAAGAAGTAAGGTATTGCTCATGCAGAACCCACCTGGAATTCCCACAATGCCTGTATGCTGGTTCTTTTGTCTGATTACTAGGACCAAATTCTTGATTGACTGGCACAACTATGGGTACACCATCATGGCTATTAATCTCCAAGAGAACCATCCCCTGGTAATTGTGTATGGATTATGTGAGAGAATCTTTGGCAGACAGGCCCATGGGGGTTTGTGTGTCACCAAAGCCATGAAGATTAACTTGGCACAGAAGTGGGGCATCCAAAAGGTGACTGTGTTGTATGACCGTCCAGCTGATCGATTCCATCCAATAACGCTTGAAGAGAAGCACAATCTCTTCATGAAACTTTCCACAACATATTCGTGCTTTTCTGGTTCCTCACCTGACAAAACTGTATTTACTGAAAGATATGCGGATGGCCGTGTCATAGAGTGTGAAGACAGGCCAGCTCTCCTGGTATCCTCCACAAGCTGGACAGAAGATGAAGACTTTTCTATCCTGTTCCATGCCCTAGAGGACTACGAGGGTGTACGGCATGAGTTCCCAGACCACTACCCTCCTCTTATTGTGGTAGTGACAGGCAAGGGGCCAATGAAGGAGTACTACACGTCTCTGGTGGCTGAACGTATGTGGATGCACGTAGCAGTCATCACCCCCTGGATGACTGCTGAGGACTATCCGACCTTACTTGCTGCTGCAGATTTGGGTGTGTGCCTACACTACTCCTCTTCAGGCCTGGATCTTCCAATGAAGGTGGTGGACATGTTTGGCAGTCGACTCCCCGTGGCAGCCATTGAGTACCCTGCACTCCCAGAGCTAGTTAAACACAATGAAAATGGACTTATCTTCAAGAACAAGGAGGAGTTAGCCAACCTCTTGCAGGACTGGTTCCGAGGATTCCCGCGTGAGACAGCTATAAAGGAGACATACTATGACTTCTATAAAAACCTAGACGAGTTCCGCAAGCTTAGGTGGCACCCGTGTTGGACATGCAATGCCCTGCCCCTCTTCTTAGATGGGGTGTCAGGGCAGAAGAGACTCACGAATTGA